Within Anthonomus grandis grandis chromosome 19, icAntGran1.3, whole genome shotgun sequence, the genomic segment AAATAATGGAAAGACACACAGACTGCACTGACAGTGCGGGAGACCAGTCGTCCGTTAAAATCGATAAGCATATGTGCCCGTTACTGTATATGTGAGGGTGCACTGGGATGTTAGCCCCGGTAAATGTGACCTAAAAAACCCCTTATTTTATAAGAAGTCTCTCGGGTTATGTGGCACTCACCTCTGGTGAATCAAAGGGATATTtactactaaatttaaactGTAATTGAAAGCGTTCGCCCTCATAGAGGGTGCCGGGGGCACCGTCCATATGAATAGTCCATCTTTAAACcataacaagaaaaaaaagggttttttgaCCTAGAAAAGGGAGAGATTTACTTACAAGGAGAGATTCTGTTCGGCTTGGTCCGCGTCCACGGACACCCCTGGCGGCGGGTCTTTTACCAGGGACATCAGTTCTTTTTGTAACCTTTTCTACAATATTTAAGTGTGTGTGAGTAAACAATTTTTGAGGGAGGACAAAGACCCCCCCCTGTATAGTTTTACTTACCTCAGAGGGAGACATCGCTGGAGAGGTCCGCGTCAAGCATAAGGTGCttctttattgtttgtttttttagctaaaCGGACATTACAGCATCTTTTTTGCGATTTAATAACGTTTTTTGAGgcgaaaaaacaaaatatagtaCTACTTTTGTTGTTGACAAGGACAATGTCGGGAATGACTTTGACAGCCCGCATGACGTTGTTGTGTCAAAGTCATTCACGGTTGCAGTAAAATTAGGGAGTTATTGGAGgtgtctttattttattatcggTAATTCTGTGGGCACTTCACTATTCACTTACACACAAAAAAAACCCggtag encodes:
- the LOC126747658 gene encoding ubiquitin-conjugating enzyme E2 W; translation: MSPSEKRLQKELMSLVKDPPPGVSVDADQAEQNLSLWTIHMDGAPGTLYEGERFQLQFKFSSKYPFDSPEVTFTGANIPVHPHIYSNGHICLSILTDDWSPALSVQSVCLSIISMLSSCKEKQRPPDNAFYVKTCNKNPKKTKWWYHDDSV